Proteins co-encoded in one Marinobacter qingdaonensis genomic window:
- a CDS encoding 3-oxoadipyl-CoA thiolase produces MSAYIYDGLRTPFGRHAGGLAKVRPDDLLASVIKALVERNAFAPDAYEDVIAGCTNQAGEDARNLARHAGLLAGLPVQTGGLTVNRLCGSGLAAVIDAARAIRCGEGDLFVAGGAESMSRAPFVMAKSESPYSRDFRAFDSTIGARFPNPRIEQAFGADSMPETADNIARELDLDRGLVDQFAAQSQARYEAARQDGFYNDEILPIEVPQGRKKPALIVAEDEHPRPQSTVEALSGLRPLFEGGVVTAGNASGINDGAAALIIGSREAGERAGIQPRARIVASAIAGVPPEVMGYGPVPASEKALARAGLSLKDMDVIEINEAFAAQVLGCTTRLGIDPTDSRLNPNGGAIAVGHPLGASGARIALTATRQLERSGGRYALISMCIGVGQGIAAVIERVNH; encoded by the coding sequence ATGAGCGCCTATATCTATGACGGACTGAGAACCCCCTTCGGCCGCCACGCCGGCGGCCTGGCCAAGGTTCGTCCCGATGACCTGCTCGCCAGCGTGATCAAGGCCCTGGTGGAACGCAACGCGTTTGCCCCGGACGCCTACGAAGACGTGATCGCCGGCTGCACCAACCAGGCCGGTGAAGACGCCCGCAATCTGGCCCGCCACGCCGGCCTGCTCGCGGGACTGCCGGTGCAGACCGGGGGCCTGACCGTGAACCGGCTGTGTGGCTCCGGCCTGGCGGCGGTGATCGATGCCGCCCGCGCGATTCGCTGCGGCGAAGGCGATCTGTTCGTCGCCGGTGGCGCCGAGAGCATGAGCCGGGCTCCGTTTGTAATGGCCAAGAGCGAGTCGCCTTACAGCCGTGACTTCCGGGCCTTCGACAGCACCATCGGCGCACGCTTCCCGAACCCGCGCATTGAGCAGGCCTTTGGCGCCGACTCCATGCCGGAGACCGCCGACAACATCGCCCGGGAGCTGGACCTGGACCGGGGCCTGGTCGACCAGTTTGCCGCCCAGAGTCAGGCCCGATACGAGGCCGCCCGTCAGGACGGCTTCTACAATGACGAAATTCTGCCCATCGAGGTGCCCCAGGGCCGGAAGAAACCGGCGCTGATCGTGGCCGAGGACGAGCATCCGCGCCCCCAGTCCACCGTCGAGGCCCTGTCCGGCCTGCGCCCGCTGTTCGAAGGCGGCGTGGTGACCGCCGGTAACGCCTCCGGCATCAACGACGGCGCCGCGGCCCTGATCATCGGCTCGCGCGAGGCCGGCGAACGGGCCGGTATCCAGCCGCGGGCGCGCATCGTGGCGTCCGCCATTGCCGGCGTACCGCCGGAGGTCATGGGCTATGGCCCGGTGCCCGCCAGCGAGAAAGCCTTGGCCCGGGCCGGCCTGAGCCTCAAGGATATGGACGTGATCGAGATCAACGAGGCGTTCGCCGCCCAGGTGCTCGGCTGCACCACCCGACTGGGCATCGACCCAACCGATTCCCGGCTGAACCCGAATGGCGGCGCCATCGCGGTTGGCCATCCGCTCGGGGCGTCCGGCGCCCGCATTGCCCTTACCGCCACCCGCCAGCTGGAACGCAGCGGTGGCCGTTATGCCCTGATCAGCATGTGCATTGGCGTTGGCCAGGGCATTGCTGCTGTGATCGAACGGGTTAACCACTGA
- the oadA gene encoding sodium-extruding oxaloacetate decarboxylase subunit alpha: MTKHKVHITDVILRDAHQSLIATRMRTEDMLPACEWLDQAGYWSLECWGGATFDACVRFLKEDPWERLRTLRAALPNTRLQMLLRGQNLLGYRHYGDDVVEAFVAKAAENGIDVFRVFDALNDVRNLETSIKAVKKAGKHAQGTLCYTVSPVHDTDAYLAQAQAMADMGADSIAIKDMAGLLTPAVTAELVGKLKRSLDLPVFLHSHATSGMAPMCQWAAMEAGVDHIDTALSAFAGGTSHPPTESLVAALHDAGHDTGLNLELLDKATRHFREVRKKYHQFESAYNGVDTSVLLSQVPGGMMSNLANQLKEQGALDRIQEVFEEIPRVRQDLGFPPLVTPTSQIVGTQAVINVLGGKRYDTITNEVKKYLQGWYGQAPAEVNAELQRRAVGREELVEERPANLIPRELEELRKQVGALAQSDEDVLTYAMFPDQAKAFLEQRRDGTLQPEPLEPVPSGRGGPVSSKFKITVHGESYDIDVTGANPSGENERRFYMTVDGVPEEIHLESLDAGNGGERKSGGRSEATKEGHVTTSMPGNIVDVLVKEGDQVSAGDPVLIIEAMKMETEVKATIAGTVKAVAIAKGDRVVPGEVLVDIE, translated from the coding sequence ATGACCAAGCACAAGGTTCATATTACCGACGTAATCCTGCGCGATGCCCACCAATCCCTGATTGCGACCCGCATGCGCACCGAAGACATGTTACCTGCCTGTGAGTGGCTCGATCAGGCCGGTTACTGGTCCCTGGAATGCTGGGGTGGCGCCACCTTCGACGCCTGCGTCCGGTTCCTGAAAGAAGACCCCTGGGAGCGCCTGCGCACCCTGCGTGCCGCCCTGCCCAACACCCGGTTGCAGATGCTGCTGCGGGGCCAGAACCTGCTGGGTTACCGGCATTACGGTGACGATGTGGTGGAGGCCTTCGTGGCCAAGGCCGCAGAAAACGGCATCGACGTGTTCCGGGTATTCGATGCTCTGAACGATGTCCGCAACCTGGAAACCAGTATCAAGGCGGTCAAGAAAGCCGGCAAGCACGCCCAGGGTACCCTGTGTTACACCGTGAGTCCGGTACACGACACCGACGCCTACCTGGCTCAGGCCCAGGCCATGGCCGACATGGGGGCCGACAGTATTGCGATCAAGGACATGGCGGGGTTGCTGACCCCGGCGGTGACCGCGGAGCTGGTCGGCAAGCTGAAACGGTCGTTGGATCTGCCGGTGTTCCTGCACTCTCACGCCACCTCGGGCATGGCACCCATGTGCCAGTGGGCGGCCATGGAGGCCGGGGTCGATCACATCGACACCGCGCTGTCCGCCTTTGCCGGGGGCACCAGCCACCCTCCCACCGAATCTCTGGTGGCGGCCTTGCACGATGCCGGCCACGACACCGGCCTGAATCTCGAGTTGCTGGACAAGGCCACCCGGCATTTCCGCGAGGTTCGCAAGAAATACCACCAGTTTGAAAGCGCCTACAACGGCGTGGATACCTCGGTGCTGCTGTCCCAGGTGCCGGGCGGCATGATGTCCAATCTGGCCAACCAGCTCAAAGAGCAGGGCGCGCTGGACCGGATCCAGGAGGTGTTTGAGGAGATTCCCCGGGTGCGCCAGGACCTGGGCTTTCCGCCCCTGGTGACGCCGACCTCGCAGATTGTCGGCACCCAGGCGGTGATCAACGTGCTGGGCGGCAAACGCTACGACACCATTACCAACGAGGTGAAAAAGTACCTTCAAGGCTGGTATGGCCAGGCGCCGGCCGAAGTCAACGCCGAGCTGCAGCGCCGCGCGGTGGGTAGGGAGGAGCTGGTTGAAGAGCGTCCGGCCAACCTCATTCCCCGCGAGCTTGAAGAGTTGCGCAAGCAGGTGGGGGCGCTGGCGCAGAGCGACGAAGACGTGCTGACATACGCGATGTTCCCGGATCAGGCCAAGGCCTTCCTGGAGCAGCGGCGCGACGGCACGCTCCAGCCCGAGCCGCTGGAGCCGGTGCCCTCCGGACGTGGCGGGCCGGTCTCATCCAAGTTCAAGATCACCGTCCACGGTGAAAGCTACGACATCGATGTGACCGGGGCTAACCCGAGTGGGGAAAATGAGCGTCGCTTCTACATGACCGTTGACGGGGTGCCAGAGGAAATTCATTTGGAGTCCCTTGATGCGGGCAATGGCGGCGAGCGCAAGAGCGGTGGTCGCTCAGAGGCCACCAAGGAAGGCCATGTGACCACGAGCATGCCCGGCAATATTGTCGATGTTTTGGTAAAGGAAGGGGATCAGGTGTCGGCCGGTGACCCGGTTCTGATCATCGAGGCCATGAAAATGGAAACCGAGGTCAAAGCGACGATTGCCGGCACGGTAAAGGCCGTGGCCATCGCCAAGGGCGACCGCGTGGTGCCCGGTGAAGTGCTGGTCGATATCGAGTAA
- a CDS encoding DUF1329 domain-containing protein, with protein sequence MMRSLMYGAVASALFASGSALAAVSAEEAAKLGDTLTPMGAIKAGNGDEIPAWDGGLTTAPAGFKGDGRYVDPFPEDKELFRIDQSNVDQYAENLTPGQIAMIKNYDDYFIPVYQTRRTGTYPAEVMEQTIENATQVELVESGNGLKNYQTATPFPIPQNGLEAIFNHITRYRGGSFTRNVAQVTPQPNGDFSPVKFTESFTERVALEDYEPSEDPNVMFYFKQAITAPSRLAGNVLLVHETINQVKEPRRAWLYNSGQRRVRRAPNVAYDGPGTAADGQRTSDNLDLYNGAPDKYNWELIGKKEMYIPYNSYRLASGELDYEDIIKPGHIDQSLARYELHRVWHVKATLKDEERHVYEVRDFYLDEDTWQIALVDHYDGRGNLWRVAEAHAMQIYDANIPAYAFETLYDLLSGRYLVMGMTNEEDTPYEYGTERSSREYTPAALRRAGVR encoded by the coding sequence ATGATGAGATCCCTGATGTACGGCGCTGTCGCCAGCGCCCTGTTCGCCTCGGGCTCAGCGCTCGCCGCCGTCAGTGCCGAAGAAGCGGCCAAGCTCGGCGATACCCTGACGCCGATGGGTGCGATCAAAGCCGGCAACGGTGACGAAATCCCGGCCTGGGACGGCGGCCTGACCACCGCGCCGGCCGGCTTCAAGGGTGATGGCCGTTACGTCGATCCGTTCCCGGAAGACAAGGAGCTGTTCCGCATTGACCAGAGCAACGTGGATCAGTACGCCGAGAATCTGACCCCGGGTCAGATCGCCATGATCAAGAACTACGATGACTACTTCATCCCGGTCTATCAGACCCGCCGCACCGGTACCTACCCGGCCGAGGTGATGGAGCAGACCATCGAGAACGCGACCCAGGTGGAGCTGGTGGAAAGCGGCAACGGCCTGAAGAATTACCAGACCGCCACGCCGTTCCCGATTCCCCAGAATGGCCTGGAAGCCATCTTCAACCACATCACCCGTTACCGCGGCGGTTCCTTCACCCGGAACGTGGCCCAGGTCACGCCGCAGCCAAACGGTGACTTCAGCCCGGTGAAATTCACCGAGTCGTTCACCGAGCGGGTCGCGCTGGAAGACTATGAGCCGTCCGAAGATCCGAACGTGATGTTCTACTTCAAGCAGGCCATCACCGCGCCGTCCCGTTTGGCCGGTAACGTACTGCTGGTGCACGAGACCATCAACCAGGTCAAGGAGCCGCGTCGCGCCTGGCTGTACAACTCCGGTCAGCGTCGGGTCCGTCGGGCACCGAACGTCGCCTACGACGGTCCGGGTACCGCGGCCGACGGTCAGCGTACTTCGGATAACCTCGACCTCTACAACGGCGCCCCGGATAAATACAACTGGGAGCTGATCGGTAAGAAAGAGATGTACATCCCGTACAACTCCTACCGTCTGGCCAGTGGTGAGCTGGATTACGAGGACATCATCAAGCCGGGTCACATCGACCAGAGCCTGGCCCGTTACGAGCTGCACCGCGTCTGGCACGTGAAGGCGACCCTGAAGGACGAGGAGCGTCACGTGTACGAAGTCCGTGACTTCTACCTGGACGAGGACACCTGGCAGATCGCCCTGGTCGACCACTACGACGGCCGTGGCAACCTGTGGCGCGTAGCCGAGGCCCACGCCATGCAGATCTACGATGCCAACATCCCGGCCTATGCCTTCGAAACCCTGTACGACCTGCTGTCCGGTCGCTACCTGGTCATGGGCATGACCAACGAAGAAGACACGCCGTATGAATACGGCACCGAGCGCAGCTCGCGGGAGTACACTCCGGCCGCTCTGCGTCGGGCCGGCGTCCGCTAA
- a CDS encoding DUF1302 domain-containing protein, which produces MTTTKSKLPKTLRLAAAVQLACLSTTAAAFDFSIYEIDASFSTTLTVGTAYRLEDQDKSLITQGNLGPEFAYSNTGASSNNFDDGNLNFEKNEPYSTIARGRSELFLDYAPDSDTLTRVGALARASYYYDYELKDNERATDPVGQQRELNPEAKDNASGVDLLDAYVFTDWYFGDTPVSIRYGRQVVNWGESTFILGGINATNPIDVPAFRAPGAELKDVLLPVEMLYTSAGVTEEITVEAYVQTDWEPFRIDDCGTFFSSADVAADGCGPVLLAGQVPDSQAFEEGFIAPRIGDKEPGDKDQFGVAARYFATDLNAEFGVYYQRYHSRLPYISGVVNNPSDADETQQYDPSKPASRFPSYFIEYPKGIDLYGISINTTLPTGTSLGAEYSYRPNMPIQWNTFELIYGGLQQRGPDGQIVSKLEQRRAEKGGTYAGTAVEGYDRYGVSQAQATAIHFIDRVMGAARFIIVGEVGATYVHDLPGKSEARYGRSGIYGVGPVPLQGDSFTGDFCSQSPDPDDETKRLNINPTNCGGDGFTTSFSWGYRTLFVWDYPDAVAGVNLRPRLFWSHDVKGYAPDPGGNFKEGNKSVGLGLEATYQNAYKANISYTNYFGGKYNETNDRDFIAASVSYSF; this is translated from the coding sequence ATGACAACAACAAAGTCCAAGCTGCCGAAGACCCTGCGCCTGGCGGCGGCCGTGCAACTGGCCTGCCTGTCGACTACGGCGGCAGCCTTCGATTTCAGTATCTATGAGATAGACGCCTCCTTCAGCACCACGCTGACCGTCGGTACCGCGTACCGGCTGGAAGACCAGGACAAGAGCCTGATCACCCAAGGTAACCTGGGCCCGGAGTTCGCCTACAGCAACACCGGCGCCTCGTCCAACAACTTCGACGACGGCAACCTGAACTTCGAGAAGAACGAGCCCTATTCCACCATTGCCCGTGGCCGCAGTGAGCTGTTCCTGGACTACGCACCGGACAGCGACACCCTGACCCGGGTCGGTGCGCTGGCCCGTGCCAGCTACTACTACGACTACGAGCTCAAGGACAACGAGCGCGCCACCGACCCCGTGGGCCAGCAGCGCGAACTCAACCCCGAGGCCAAGGACAACGCCTCCGGCGTGGACCTGCTCGACGCCTACGTGTTCACCGACTGGTACTTCGGTGATACCCCGGTGTCCATCCGTTACGGCCGCCAGGTGGTGAACTGGGGTGAGAGCACCTTCATCCTGGGTGGCATCAACGCCACCAACCCGATCGACGTGCCGGCCTTCCGGGCCCCGGGCGCCGAACTGAAAGACGTGCTGCTGCCGGTGGAGATGCTTTATACCTCGGCCGGCGTGACCGAAGAGATCACGGTTGAAGCCTACGTCCAGACCGACTGGGAACCGTTCCGGATCGACGATTGCGGCACCTTCTTCTCGTCCGCCGACGTCGCCGCCGATGGCTGTGGCCCGGTCCTGCTGGCCGGCCAGGTGCCGGATTCCCAGGCGTTCGAGGAAGGCTTCATCGCGCCACGTATTGGCGATAAAGAGCCGGGCGACAAGGACCAGTTCGGTGTTGCGGCACGCTACTTTGCCACCGACCTGAACGCCGAGTTTGGTGTTTACTACCAGCGCTACCACAGCCGCCTGCCGTACATCAGTGGCGTGGTGAACAACCCGTCCGATGCCGACGAGACCCAACAGTACGATCCGTCCAAGCCGGCCTCGCGGTTCCCCAGCTACTTCATCGAGTACCCGAAGGGCATCGACCTGTACGGCATCAGCATCAACACCACCCTGCCGACCGGCACCTCCCTGGGCGCCGAGTACAGCTACCGTCCGAACATGCCGATCCAGTGGAACACCTTCGAGCTGATCTACGGTGGTCTGCAGCAGCGTGGTCCGGATGGTCAGATCGTCAGTAAGCTGGAGCAGCGTCGGGCCGAGAAGGGTGGAACCTATGCCGGTACCGCGGTTGAGGGTTACGACCGCTACGGCGTGTCCCAGGCCCAGGCCACCGCCATCCACTTCATCGACCGGGTGATGGGCGCGGCCCGTTTCATCATCGTGGGTGAAGTCGGTGCGACTTACGTGCACGACCTGCCTGGCAAGTCCGAGGCCCGTTACGGCCGTTCCGGTATCTACGGCGTTGGCCCGGTACCGCTGCAAGGCGACAGCTTCACTGGTGATTTCTGTAGCCAGAGCCCCGACCCGGACGATGAGACCAAGCGTCTGAACATCAATCCGACCAACTGTGGCGGTGACGGCTTCACCACCTCCTTCTCCTGGGGCTACCGCACCCTGTTCGTCTGGGATTACCCGGACGCCGTGGCCGGTGTGAACCTGCGTCCGCGGCTGTTCTGGAGCCACGACGTGAAAGGCTACGCGCCGGATCCAGGCGGTAACTTCAAGGAAGGCAACAAGTCCGTTGGTCTGGGGCTCGAGGCCACCTACCAGAACGCCTACAAGGCCAACATCAGCTACACCAATTATTTTGGCGGCAAGTACAACGAGACCAATGACCGTGACTTCATTGCTGCCTCGGTTTCCTACTCGTTCTAA
- a CDS encoding RNA polymerase sigma factor, whose amino-acid sequence MALLPFRQSKSKRFERLVQPHLRALHSFAYRLTGNQHDAEDLVQDVVTKLFPKVDELEQVEELRPWLHRVLYRQFVDGLRKRPAGRETNTSALDRPDLQTSYLDSLPSTELDPMGHTDNDRRSTLLQRLIGELQPDQRTLLLLHDSEGWRQEDIADILDVPLGTIKSRLHRVRAQLREKLQSELEPFETRQRGCQ is encoded by the coding sequence TTGGCCTTGCTTCCATTCCGCCAGAGCAAATCCAAGCGCTTCGAGCGACTGGTCCAGCCGCACCTTCGAGCACTGCACTCGTTTGCCTATCGGCTGACCGGAAATCAGCACGACGCCGAAGATCTGGTTCAGGACGTGGTAACCAAACTGTTCCCCAAGGTGGACGAACTCGAACAGGTCGAGGAACTTCGCCCCTGGCTGCACCGGGTGCTGTACCGGCAGTTCGTCGATGGCCTGCGCAAGCGCCCGGCGGGCCGGGAGACCAACACCAGCGCGCTGGATCGGCCGGACCTACAGACTTCCTACCTGGACTCCCTCCCCAGCACCGAGCTGGATCCCATGGGCCACACCGACAATGACCGGCGCAGCACCCTGCTGCAGCGCCTGATCGGCGAGCTGCAACCGGACCAGCGCACCCTGCTGCTGCTCCACGATTCCGAGGGCTGGCGCCAGGAAGACATTGCCGACATCCTCGACGTGCCTCTGGGCACCATCAAATCCAGGCTGCATCGGGTGCGTGCCCAGCTTCGAGAAAAATTGCAATCGGAATTGGAACCTTTTGAGACCCGGCAACGTGGATGCCAGTGA
- a CDS encoding acyl-CoA dehydrogenase, with protein sequence MPLASAPWDDLLQFDKQLDETERQVRDSIRSFCDQRLMPGIIEANRHEKFDRSIFNEMGELGMLGATLPEEYGGPGLNHVCYGLIAREVERVDSAYRSALSVQSSLVMHPIHAFGQEELKKRLLPKLASGELVGCFGLTEPNHGSDPAGMETRAKKVDGGYLVSGSKTWITNSPIADVCVVWAKLDGKVTGFVIEREGAKGLETPKIPGKFSLRASDTGSIFMDEVFVPEANKLDVEGLKGPFSCLNKARFGISWGSLGAAEFCWHAARNYTLERQQFGKPLAANQLVQKKLVDMQTEITLGLQAALQLGRMMDDGTATPDAISLLKRNNCGKSLDIARVARDMHGGNGIADEYHVIRHVMNLEAVNTYEGTHDVHALILGRGQTGIQAFS encoded by the coding sequence ATGCCTTTGGCTTCCGCACCCTGGGATGACCTGCTGCAATTCGACAAGCAACTGGACGAAACCGAACGCCAGGTTCGGGACAGCATCCGCAGCTTCTGTGACCAACGCCTGATGCCCGGCATCATTGAGGCCAACCGTCACGAGAAATTCGACCGGTCCATTTTTAACGAGATGGGCGAACTGGGTATGCTCGGCGCCACCCTGCCCGAGGAATACGGTGGCCCCGGCCTGAACCACGTGTGCTATGGCCTGATTGCCCGGGAAGTGGAGCGGGTGGATTCCGCCTACCGCTCCGCCCTGAGCGTGCAGTCGTCGCTGGTGATGCACCCGATCCACGCCTTCGGCCAGGAAGAACTGAAGAAGCGCCTGCTGCCGAAGCTGGCTTCGGGCGAACTGGTGGGCTGTTTCGGCCTGACTGAGCCGAACCACGGTTCCGACCCGGCGGGCATGGAAACCCGGGCCAAGAAAGTGGATGGCGGTTACCTGGTGAGCGGCTCCAAGACCTGGATCACCAACTCGCCGATTGCTGACGTGTGCGTGGTCTGGGCCAAGCTCGACGGCAAAGTGACCGGATTCGTGATCGAGCGGGAGGGCGCGAAAGGCCTGGAAACCCCGAAGATCCCCGGCAAGTTCTCCCTGCGGGCGTCCGACACCGGCTCCATCTTCATGGACGAGGTGTTCGTACCCGAGGCCAACAAGCTGGATGTGGAAGGTCTGAAGGGACCGTTCAGCTGCCTGAACAAGGCCCGCTTCGGCATCAGCTGGGGCTCCCTGGGCGCTGCCGAATTCTGCTGGCACGCCGCGCGCAACTACACCCTGGAGCGTCAGCAGTTCGGTAAGCCCCTGGCCGCCAACCAGCTGGTCCAGAAGAAGCTGGTCGACATGCAGACCGAAATCACCCTCGGCCTGCAAGCCGCCCTTCAACTGGGCCGGATGATGGACGACGGCACCGCAACGCCGGATGCCATCTCATTGCTGAAGCGCAACAACTGTGGCAAGTCCCTGGACATCGCCCGGGTCGCCCGCGACATGCACGGCGGTAACGGCATTGCCGACGAATACCACGTCATCCGTCACGTCATGAACCTGGAAGCGGTCAACACCTATGAGGGCACTCACGATGTCCACGCGCTGATCCTGGGCCGTGGCCAGACCGGTATTCAGGCCTTCAGCTGA
- a CDS encoding anti-sigma factor family protein, translated as MNCSEFKNDVDAFAAGELAETTERTMRQHAATCNDCAVALATAQHIARHLADDRVPEPDPDFEARILSRATGQKRGPGHTPIWGGAIAAALAVGVFIGSQFTSAPSTSTEVVDAIQPEASEFAEPQQRLVRVAFTSAQAVDNVKLTLELPPNMELAPFPGRHKVSWKVNLKPGDNLLALPMNVLFPGEGTLVAHLGEGETRKTFKTDIGKHTEPSS; from the coding sequence ATGAACTGCAGCGAATTCAAAAATGACGTGGATGCCTTCGCCGCGGGCGAACTGGCAGAAACAACCGAACGTACGATGCGCCAGCACGCCGCGACATGTAATGACTGCGCAGTGGCGCTGGCCACCGCCCAGCACATTGCCCGTCACCTGGCGGACGACCGTGTGCCCGAACCCGATCCGGACTTTGAGGCACGGATCCTGAGTCGAGCCACCGGGCAGAAGCGCGGCCCAGGCCACACCCCCATCTGGGGTGGCGCCATTGCGGCGGCCCTGGCCGTCGGGGTGTTCATCGGCAGTCAGTTCACGTCGGCACCGTCGACCAGCACTGAGGTCGTGGACGCGATCCAGCCGGAAGCGTCGGAGTTCGCCGAACCGCAACAGCGCCTGGTGCGTGTTGCCTTCACCTCGGCGCAGGCGGTCGACAACGTCAAACTGACGCTGGAATTGCCGCCTAACATGGAACTGGCCCCCTTCCCCGGGCGCCACAAAGTCAGCTGGAAAGTTAACCTCAAGCCTGGGGATAACCTGCTGGCGCTGCCAATGAATGTGCTCTTCCCTGGCGAGGGAACCCTGGTCGCCCATCTGGGCGAGGGCGAGACGCGCAAGACCTTTAAAACTGACATTGGCAAACACACGGAGCCATCGTCATGA